From the Candidatus Alcyoniella australis genome, the window TCGTTGAGCTCCAGGCATTGAGCCTCGAGCACGTTGCGCGCTACCTCGATGCCGGCGGCCTCCAGCGCGTCGAATCCGCAGCCGCCGACCAGCGGGTTGGGATCGCGCATCCCGGCCACCACCCGTCGTATTCCGCTCTGGATGATCAGCTCAGTACACGGCGGGGTGCGGCCCTGATGGCAGCACGGCTCGAGGTTGACCACGACGGTTGCGCCGCGCGCCAGTTCCCCGGCGCGCTCCAATGCCATGCGCTCGGCGTGGGGCTCGCCGGCTCGGCGGTGATAGCCCTGGGCCACGATCTTGCCATCGCGCACGACAAGCGCGCCGACCAACGGGTTGGGTGAGACCGTGCCCTCGCCCCGGCGCGCCAGGCTCAGGGCCCGGCGCATCCAGCGGCAATCGGCTTCGTCAATTCGGGACATTTGCGCAGCCTCAGGACCCGGCCTTGTCCGAGCCGCGGCCGCCCTCGCCCAACAGTCCGCGGATCTCCTCCATGAACTCGTTGACGTCCTGGAAGTCGCGGTAGACCGAGGCGAAGCGCACGTAGGCCACCTTGTCCAGCTCGGCCAGGCGCTGCATCACCAGTTCGCCGATGGCCTGCGAGTCGATCTCGCGCTCGCCCAGATCCTGGAAGTGCTGCTCCACTCTGTCGGCCAGTCCTTCCATCTCTTCGATGCTCACCGGCCGTTTCTCACAGGCCCGGCGCACGCCGGAGAGCAGCTTCTTGCGGTCAAAGGCCTGGCGCGTGCCGTCCTTTTTAATTACCAGCGGCAGCACCTCTTCGACCCGCTCGTAGGTGGTAAAGCGCCGCAGGCACTTGTCGCACTCGCGGCGGCGACGCACCACGTTGCCGTCCCGGCGGTAGCGAGAGTCGAGCACCTTGTTGTCCATGCTTCCGCAGTAAGGGCACCTCATGCGTCCTCCTTTTGGGCCACGGCCGACGGCTGGTAGCGCAGTAGCTCGATCCCGCTTTGCTGCAACATCTGCGCGGACAGCTCGTCAGCGTACTGCGCCTCGTAAACAATGCGCTGGATCCCGGCGTTGATAATCATCTTGGCGCAAATCACGCAGGGGAAGGTGTTGCAGTACAGCGTGGCACCTTTGATGCTCGTGCCGTGGTACGCGGCCTGGATGATCGCATTTTGCTCGGCGTGCAACCCACGGCACAGCTCGTGGCGCTGGCCCGAGGGGACGTTCTGCCGCTGGCGTTCGCACCCGGTCTCCGCGCAGTGCGGCAGCCCTTTGGGCGCGCCGTTGTAGCCTGTGGCCAGAATGTTGCGATCCTTGACGATCACCGCTCCGACCTTGCGCCGCAGGCAGGTCGAGCGTTTGGACGCCAAGTGCGAGAACTCGATGAAGTAGGTATCCCAGTCGGGTCTGGATTCGCTCACTCGCGGTCCTCCCGGTCCAGGGCCATGATTTTTTCGACCCGGCGCGCGTGGCGTCCGCCCTCAAAGGGCTGCTCTAAAAAAGCCTCGACGATCGCCCGGGCCAATCCCGGGCCGACCACCCGTTCGCCCATGCACAGCACGTTGGCGTCGTTGTGCGCGCGGCTCATCCGCGCCATGTACGGGTCGGTGCACAACGCGGCGCGCACGCCGGCGACGCGGTTGGCCGTAATGCTCATGCCGATGCCGGTGCCGCAGACCAAAATCCCGTGCTCGCATTCGCCGTTGGCCACGACCTGCGCCAGCCGCACCGCGAAATCGGGATAGTCAACAGACTCCGGCGAGTCGGTTCCCAGGTCCAGCGCCTCGTGCCCGGCCGCTGAGAGCCATTGCAGCACCTGCTTTTTAAGGCCGTATCCGCCGTGATCAACAGCAACCGCGATCTTCATCAACTCGTCTCCTCATAGCCCGAATTACTGCCGAAGCTTCCAACGGCGATGGGTCCACAGCCACTGCTCGGGATAGCGCCGCACCAGATCCTCGATCAGCGCGTTGATCGCCCGCGTATTGCGCCGCACGTCGCGCTGCGCATCGTCACTGCGCTCCAGTTCGAGCGGATCGAGCAACACCACCCGGTGTTGATCCTCGTCGTGCCACACGCCGTAGCCCGGAATGATCAGCGCGTTTTGCTGCGCGGCCAGGCGCGCCGGAAAATCAAGCGTGCTCACCGCGCGACCGAAGAGGTCGACGAAGATCCCCTGTCCGCTTGGCATGTTCTGGTCGACCACCGCCACTGCCATCTCGCCCTCGTGCAGCCGTTGGACCACTTGGGTCTCCGAATCACGACCAGGGATCCAGGCCACCGCGTTGTCGCGACGGATCTGCACCATTCGCTCGTTGAGCAACGGCTGGCCGATGCTCCGGGCGACCAGGCTGATTTTATACCCGCGCTGGGCCAGCGCATACAGCGCCAGCTCCCAATCGCCCAAGTGCAGACCGACCAGGATCACCGGACGGCCCGAATCGCGGGCCGCGTCCAAATGCTCGAGCCCCTCGAAAATCACCCGCTGCTCGAAGAATGTCGCGTCGAGCATTGGCGCGCGAAGGTAGAGCATGATGTTGCGCGCGCTGATCTGCATGCTGCGCTTGAGGATCGCCGCGCACTGCGCGCGCGTCAGCTCGTCGCCTCGGGCCCACAGCAGGTTGCTCATCCCGATCCGCCGCTGTTCGCGCAGCAGGCAATGGCCCAGCAATCCCAGGCGGTCGGCGCTGTGCGTCGCGCCCTGCCAGGTTTTGGACCAGGCCCAGGCCTCGGCCAACCGCAGACCCGGCCGCAACGCCAGTCGCTCCAAGGCCCACTGCCCGGCACTGCGCTTGCGGCTTTGCGCCGCCGTCTTGTACAGCCGCGGCCGTTCGTCCGAAGGACGGGTTTTCCAGCGGCGGTGCATCCAGACCCACTCGGTGGGGTGTTCGACGATGTTGCGCTCGATCGCCGCGGTGTGCAGCGCGGTGTTGGCGCGCACGTCGGCCTCGGCCACGCCGCTGCGGATCAGCCTAAACGGCTCGCCGATGGTCACGCACACGTCGCCGCGCTCGTCGCGGGTGGCAAAGGCGGGCAGCACCGGAGTCTTGAACTTGAGCGCCAGTTTGGCCGCTGCGCTGGGCGTCCAGGCGCTACGGCCGAAGAACGGGACGAAGGTCCCCGGGACTTTGGTGTCCTGATCGATCAGCAGCCCAAGCACCTCGTTGTTCCTGAGCACGCGCAGCAGCTGCTTGGTGCCTGAGATGTCGCCGCGCTGCAGTACGCGCAGACCGCGGCTCTCGCGCCACTGGTTTAGCCGCTGGTTGATCCGCTCATCGTACAGCCCGCGCGCCACCACGTGCAGCGGATAGCCGTGCTCGGCAGCGCCCGCGGCGGTCGCCTCCCAGTTGCAGCTGTGCGAGGTGATGATGATCGCACCGCACCCGAGGTCCAGGGCGCGGTCGAGATTCTCCAGACCTTTAAAATGTACGTGATCCAGCAGCTGGACGCCCGGCGCGTCGAACGCCAACAGCTCGAACATCGAGCGCCCGAGCTCGGCGAACGATTCGCGGCCAATGGCAACGCGCTCAGCCTCGGTGGTCGAGCTGCCGAAGGCGATCCGCAGGTGTTTGAGCGCCAGACGCCGATCGCCGCGCACCACGCCGAACGCCAAGCGGCCCAGAATCGCTCCCAAGCGTCTGGCGCCGGGCACGCTGAGGCGTCGGCCCAGGCCGGTGAGCAGCCCGAACCCGAGAAACAGCGCGTTGTTCTTGATCCGTTTGACGTAACGGCGGGACGCCGCCATCAATCCTCTTCGATCCGCTCGTTCACGGTCTGAATTACGTCGGCGAGCGTCTCCCAACCCTCGACTTCGTCCTCGGCAATTTCGACTTCGAATTCCTCGGACAGCAGCTCGGCGAGCACTTCCAGGTCGTAGGGGTCGGCACCAAAATCATCGGCCAAAAAAGCGCCGTCCACTACTTCGTCGTCGTCCAATTCGAGGTGCTCGGCAACCAGTTCCCGAATGCGAACCTCGATGCTCATGGGCGGCTCCTAATTACTTTTGAATTTATCGATGAGGTAGTCGATCACGTCCTGAACCACGCTGACCTTCTCGGCGGCCTCATCGGGGATCTCACCGATGTCGAACTCGTCCTCGATGGCCATGATCAGCTCGACCACGTCCAGGGAGTCCGCACCGAGGTCCTTGATGAACTCGGCATCGTTGCGAATCTGGTCTGCGTCTATCTCAAGTTGCTTGGCAATCAGCTTCTTAACCTGTAGCTCGATCTCGACTGTATTCATGGCTCCTCCCCTTGCCTCCTGATTCAGAATCGCATGGACATTCCGCCGTCCACGCGCAGTACCTGACCCGTGATGTACGCGGCCTGCTCCGAGGCCAAAAACTCGACTGCCGCGGCCACATCTTCGGGTCGCCCCGGCCGCCCCAACGGGACCTGCTTCAACGCGGCGAGCCTGGTCGTCTCGTCCAGATCCGCGGTCATCGCGGTCTGGATCCAACCCGGCGCCACGGCGTTGACCGTGATCCCACGACCGGCCAGTTCCCTGGCCAGCGACAGCGTCAGCCCGATCAGCCCCGCCTTGCTCGCGGCGTAGGCGCTCTGACCGGCGTTGCCCGCCAGTCCGACCACGCTGCTGACGTTAACGATCCGGCCGCCGTGCTGTCTGATCATCAGCCGCGCCGCC encodes:
- the nrdR gene encoding transcriptional regulator NrdR, which translates into the protein MRCPYCGSMDNKVLDSRYRRDGNVVRRRRECDKCLRRFTTYERVEEVLPLVIKKDGTRQAFDRKKLLSGVRRACEKRPVSIEEMEGLADRVEQHFQDLGEREIDSQAIGELVMQRLAELDKVAYVRFASVYRDFQDVNEFMEEIRGLLGEGGRGSDKAGS
- a CDS encoding cytidine/deoxycytidylate deaminase family protein; protein product: MSESRPDWDTYFIEFSHLASKRSTCLRRKVGAVIVKDRNILATGYNGAPKGLPHCAETGCERQRQNVPSGQRHELCRGLHAEQNAIIQAAYHGTSIKGATLYCNTFPCVICAKMIINAGIQRIVYEAQYADELSAQMLQQSGIELLRYQPSAVAQKEDA
- the rpiB gene encoding ribose 5-phosphate isomerase B, with protein sequence MKIAVAVDHGGYGLKKQVLQWLSAAGHEALDLGTDSPESVDYPDFAVRLAQVVANGECEHGILVCGTGIGMSITANRVAGVRAALCTDPYMARMSRAHNDANVLCMGERVVGPGLARAIVEAFLEQPFEGGRHARRVEKIMALDREDRE
- a CDS encoding phosphopantetheine-binding protein, producing MSIEVRIRELVAEHLELDDDEVVDGAFLADDFGADPYDLEVLAELLSEEFEVEIAEDEVEGWETLADVIQTVNERIEED
- the acpP gene encoding acyl carrier protein — its product is MNTVEIELQVKKLIAKQLEIDADQIRNDAEFIKDLGADSLDVVELIMAIEDEFDIGEIPDEAAEKVSVVQDVIDYLIDKFKSN
- the fabG gene encoding 3-oxoacyl-[acyl-carrier-protein] reductase; this translates as MAGRSVLVTGASKGIGAACAARLAEPEGTVWINYHSDEVGASDTAQRVKQRGARAELIKFDVSDPDGVKKAFTRIKSESKGLDVLVNNAGISRDQMIALQKVDDFDRVLAVNLRGAYLCSQQAARLMIRQHGGRIVNVSSVVGLAGNAGQSAYAASKAGLIGLTLSLARELAGRGITVNAVAPGWIQTAMTADLDETTRLAALKQVPLGRPGRPEDVAAAVEFLASEQAAYITGQVLRVDGGMSMRF